A single Apostichopus japonicus isolate 1M-3 chromosome 11, ASM3797524v1, whole genome shotgun sequence DNA region contains:
- the LOC139976412 gene encoding sulfotransferase 1C4-like, producing MECPAILKSHLLLKFLPEELTTKKPKVIYVARNPKDAAVSFFHFSEMIKTLPDFSSWDEFFDLFCKGLIPFGDWFEHVLPFWKLRDEPNVLFLKYEDLKKV from the exons ATGGAGT GTCCGGCTATCCTGAAATCTCACTTGTTACTCAAGTTTCTCCCGGAAGAACTAACTACGAAGAAACCAAAAGTCATATATGTTGCCCGAAATCCTAAGGACGCAGccgtttctttttttcatttttctgaaATGATCAAAACATTGCCTGATTTTTCTAGCTGGGATGAattttttgaccttttttgCAAAGGTTTaa TACCATTCGGTGATTGGTTCGAACACGTTCTACCATTTTGGAAGCTCCGGGATGAACCAAATGTACTCTTTCTTAAATACGAAGATCTGAAGAAGGTATAA